The following proteins are co-located in the Agromyces laixinhei genome:
- a CDS encoding glycoside hydrolase family 36 protein, giving the protein MTDALQRLQTLPNTELRPEAPTTGVPERVRVAEATFDVEWSADRPAALVVRDSPFGGRASVPLVEIFTAEEQRARTSQAYFRSAVGARMRVIAVSHEEDAAARRTLVSQRDATTGLEADTVISQPWGVSTVRAQTRLRNAGTRPVVITAVTSLSFGFGLSESDLDDVRLAVADSEWLAEDRWSEIPLRAVLPGVSLGFHEQDGRGHYGLSSHGAWSSGEHVPCGILTSGDGSALAWQIETSAGWHVDISQARDGGVLSLLGPTDLENHFAHRIAPGDTFDAVPVSIASSHDGRDGVVAALTAYRRWLRRGQDTSSLPVVYNDFMNTLMGQPTTEQLLPLVAAAADAGAEVFCIDAGWFAEPEIGDWWATVGEWQEANTRFTAGLKQITDEILSRGMRVGLWLEPEVVGADSPVADVLPDDAFFWRHGQRVMEHRRYHLDFRHPAARAHMDEVVDRIVAEYGVSYIKLDYNINPGAGTERDATAAGDGLLGHTRAFREWLIDVQQRHPGLQLENCSSGAMRADYSLLEVTHQQSTSDQQDFRLYPPIAASAPMSILPEQCANWAYPAAGMTDEETAFTLVTGLSGRLYLSGFLHELTNEQRALVADAAQLHKRVRRGLSAAVPFWPLGLPDWDADTIVLGLHTDDGDLLFVWDRHSDARTLTIPGITGTAAQLFPALTGAAPRVTLAGLQLQTPAGAAARMLHIARS; this is encoded by the coding sequence GTGACCGACGCGCTGCAGCGCCTCCAGACCCTTCCCAACACGGAACTGCGACCGGAGGCGCCCACCACCGGCGTGCCGGAACGCGTGCGCGTCGCCGAAGCCACCTTCGATGTCGAATGGTCGGCCGATCGGCCGGCCGCGCTAGTGGTGCGCGACTCGCCGTTCGGCGGTCGCGCGTCCGTGCCGCTGGTGGAGATCTTCACCGCGGAAGAGCAGCGCGCGCGCACCAGCCAGGCCTACTTCCGCTCTGCCGTCGGCGCCCGTATGCGAGTGATCGCGGTGAGCCACGAGGAGGATGCCGCCGCCCGCCGCACCCTGGTGTCGCAGCGTGATGCGACCACGGGTTTGGAAGCTGACACCGTCATCAGCCAGCCGTGGGGCGTCTCCACGGTGCGGGCGCAGACCCGGCTGCGCAACGCCGGCACCCGCCCCGTTGTCATCACTGCGGTCACGTCGTTGTCTTTCGGGTTCGGTCTGTCCGAGTCCGACCTCGACGACGTGCGACTGGCCGTCGCCGACAGTGAGTGGCTGGCCGAGGACCGGTGGAGCGAGATTCCGCTGCGCGCTGTGCTGCCCGGGGTGTCCCTGGGCTTCCACGAGCAGGACGGCCGCGGACACTACGGGCTCAGCAGTCACGGCGCCTGGTCCAGCGGCGAGCACGTTCCGTGCGGCATCCTGACCTCTGGCGATGGCAGCGCTCTGGCCTGGCAGATCGAGACCAGCGCCGGCTGGCACGTCGACATCAGCCAGGCCCGCGACGGCGGCGTGCTGTCGCTGTTGGGACCCACCGACCTGGAGAACCACTTCGCGCACCGAATCGCCCCCGGCGACACATTCGACGCAGTGCCGGTTTCGATCGCCTCCTCGCATGACGGTCGCGACGGCGTGGTCGCGGCGCTAACCGCCTATAGGCGGTGGCTGCGCCGCGGCCAGGACACGTCCAGCCTCCCGGTCGTCTACAACGACTTCATGAACACGCTGATGGGTCAGCCCACCACCGAGCAGCTGCTGCCGCTGGTGGCCGCCGCCGCCGACGCGGGCGCCGAGGTGTTCTGCATCGACGCCGGCTGGTTCGCCGAACCTGAGATCGGCGACTGGTGGGCGACCGTGGGGGAATGGCAGGAAGCGAACACTCGTTTCACGGCGGGCCTGAAGCAGATCACCGACGAGATCCTTAGCCGCGGAATGCGGGTCGGCCTGTGGCTGGAACCCGAAGTCGTGGGTGCCGACAGCCCCGTCGCCGATGTATTGCCGGACGACGCCTTCTTCTGGCGGCACGGCCAGCGGGTCATGGAACACCGCCGTTATCATCTGGACTTCCGCCACCCGGCCGCCCGTGCCCACATGGACGAGGTCGTCGACCGGATCGTGGCGGAGTACGGCGTCTCGTACATAAAGCTGGACTACAACATCAACCCGGGCGCAGGCACAGAACGCGACGCGACCGCCGCCGGCGATGGACTGCTGGGCCACACCCGCGCCTTCCGGGAATGGCTGATCGACGTGCAGCAGCGGCACCCCGGCCTGCAGCTGGAGAACTGCAGCTCAGGCGCGATGCGGGCCGACTACTCGCTGCTGGAAGTCACCCACCAGCAGTCCACCAGCGACCAGCAGGACTTCCGGCTGTACCCGCCGATCGCGGCCTCGGCGCCGATGTCGATCCTGCCGGAACAATGCGCGAATTGGGCGTACCCGGCAGCGGGAATGACCGACGAGGAAACCGCTTTCACCCTCGTCACCGGACTCAGCGGACGGCTCTACCTCTCGGGATTCCTGCACGAGCTCACCAATGAACAGCGCGCACTTGTCGCAGACGCCGCTCAGCTGCACAAGCGGGTTCGCCGTGGCCTGTCCGCCGCGGTGCCGTTCTGGCCGCTCGGCCTGCCAGACTGGGACGCCGACACCATCGTGCTGGGGCTGCACACCGACGACGGCGACCTGCTGTTCGTCTGGGACCGTCACTCCGACGCTCGCACGCTCACCATCCCGGGCATCACCGGCACCGCAGCGCAGCTGTTCCCAGCACTCACCGGCGCTGCCCCGAGGGTCACCCTCGCGGGTCTGCAGCTGCAGACCCCGGCGGGCGCGGCGGCACGGATGCTGCACATCGCCCGGTCGTGA
- a CDS encoding family 43 glycosylhydrolase, which produces MNGGLIRPGRTFVDDRGSTAQLHGIGLHRDDDGTWYAWGEDKTAGGTFTAVTCYSSPDLSTWRYEGDALVAGDGDLGADRVIERTKVLRRPDGKWIMLLHVDTADYGYARVGYAISDTLTGPYRYLHSERPLGNISRDLGVYQEHGVWYLLSEDRDNGLHIYRLRDDYLGVAEIVTTLRQQNRPEIGYESPTLVRRDDRYYLFGSDLTGWSTNDNMYTTATDLAGPWGPWRPFSPEGSATFGSQVSVVAAAVDGGHIYIGDRWLKDDLFHSPAAWLPITLRDGNAELRWHDQWSVEELQS; this is translated from the coding sequence GTGAACGGAGGACTGATCCGTCCGGGCCGCACCTTCGTGGACGACCGCGGCAGCACCGCCCAGCTGCACGGCATCGGGCTGCACCGCGACGACGACGGCACCTGGTACGCGTGGGGAGAAGACAAGACCGCCGGCGGCACCTTCACCGCGGTTACGTGTTACAGCTCACCTGACCTCAGCACCTGGCGATACGAAGGCGACGCCCTGGTCGCCGGCGACGGCGACCTTGGCGCGGACCGGGTGATCGAAAGGACCAAGGTGCTGCGCCGCCCGGACGGCAAGTGGATCATGCTGTTGCACGTGGACACCGCGGACTACGGCTACGCGCGCGTCGGGTACGCGATTTCCGACACCCTGACCGGCCCGTACCGCTATCTCCACAGCGAACGACCGCTCGGCAACATCAGCCGCGACCTCGGGGTGTACCAGGAGCACGGCGTCTGGTACCTGCTGTCCGAGGACCGCGACAACGGGCTGCACATCTACCGGCTGCGAGACGATTACCTCGGCGTGGCCGAGATCGTCACCACGCTGCGGCAGCAGAACCGGCCCGAGATCGGCTACGAGTCGCCGACGCTGGTACGCCGCGACGACCGGTACTACCTGTTCGGATCCGACTTGACCGGGTGGAGCACGAACGACAACATGTACACCACCGCCACCGACCTTGCGGGCCCGTGGGGCCCGTGGCGGCCCTTCTCGCCAGAGGGGTCGGCCACGTTCGGCTCGCAGGTCAGCGTGGTCGCCGCCGCCGTCGACGGCGGGCACATCTACATCGGCGACCGCTGGCTGAAGGACGATCTCTTCCACTCGCCCGCCGCGTGGTTGCCGATCACCCTGCGCGACGGGAACGCCGAGCTGCGCTGGCATGACCAGTGGAGCGTCGAGGAGTTGCAGTCATGA